Proteins co-encoded in one Sulfurospirillum arsenophilum NBRC 109478 genomic window:
- a CDS encoding class II 3-deoxy-7-phosphoheptulonate synthase, with protein sequence MSSWTRASWREKPIKQQPLYTNQEMLKSVEQELSKYPPLVFAGEVRQLKASLADVVAGKAFLLQGGDCAESFAEFNAVNIRDMFKVMLQMAVVLTFAGGCPIVKVGRLAGQFAKPRSSDYEEMDGVSLPSYRGDIINDIEFTEDSRIPNPKRMLKAYNQSAATMNLLRAFSRGGLADLHQVHKWTLGFVSESPLGERYQHLCDRISETLAFMEACGITSANTPNINETVVYTSHEALLLNYEEALTRQDSITNDWYDCSAHMLWIGDRTRDVDDAHVEFLTGVKNPIGIKAGPTMTAEGLMKLINKLNPENEPGRLNIIVRMGADKIEKEFPKLVRAVKEAGANVLWSIDPMHGNTIKASNNYKTRSFDEVLREVKGFFKVHEEEGTFPGGVHLEMTGQDVTECIGGAQDITEEKLAHRYHTQCDPRLNANQALELAFLIADSLKAARQRFLTH encoded by the coding sequence ATGAGTTCTTGGACACGTGCATCATGGAGAGAAAAACCAATTAAGCAACAACCATTGTATACCAATCAAGAAATGCTGAAAAGTGTTGAGCAAGAACTGAGTAAATATCCACCTCTTGTTTTTGCAGGAGAAGTAAGACAACTCAAAGCCTCTTTGGCTGATGTTGTAGCCGGTAAAGCTTTTTTACTTCAAGGTGGAGATTGCGCGGAGAGTTTTGCAGAATTTAACGCTGTCAACATTCGTGATATGTTCAAAGTTATGCTTCAAATGGCGGTTGTTTTAACCTTTGCTGGAGGCTGTCCTATCGTTAAAGTGGGTCGTCTTGCGGGTCAATTTGCCAAACCACGATCATCGGATTATGAAGAGATGGATGGCGTTTCACTTCCAAGTTACCGTGGTGACATCATCAATGACATCGAATTTACAGAAGATTCGCGTATTCCAAACCCAAAACGTATGCTTAAAGCTTACAACCAATCCGCCGCAACCATGAACCTTCTACGCGCTTTTTCACGCGGTGGTTTGGCAGACCTACACCAAGTACACAAATGGACATTAGGTTTTGTTTCGGAGAGTCCTTTGGGGGAACGTTACCAACATCTTTGCGATCGTATCTCTGAGACATTGGCATTTATGGAGGCATGTGGCATCACTTCGGCAAATACTCCAAACATCAACGAAACAGTGGTTTATACTTCACATGAAGCGTTGCTCTTAAATTATGAAGAGGCACTTACGCGTCAAGACAGTATTACAAATGACTGGTATGACTGTTCAGCACACATGCTTTGGATTGGAGATCGTACACGTGATGTGGATGATGCACATGTTGAGTTCTTAACAGGTGTTAAAAACCCTATCGGCATTAAAGCAGGACCAACCATGACGGCTGAGGGTTTAATGAAGCTCATCAACAAACTCAATCCTGAAAATGAACCAGGACGTCTTAATATTATTGTGAGAATGGGTGCTGACAAAATCGAAAAAGAGTTCCCAAAATTGGTTCGTGCCGTCAAAGAAGCAGGTGCTAATGTTTTATGGAGCATTGACCCAATGCATGGCAATACCATCAAAGCATCGAATAACTACAAAACACGCTCATTTGATGAAGTGTTACGTGAAGTCAAAGGCTTCTTTAAAGTCCATGAGGAAGAGGGCACATTCCCTGGTGGCGTTCACCTCGAGATGACAGGTCAAGATGTGACAGAGTGCATCGGTGGAGCTCAAGACATTACCGAAGAAAAACTTGCTCATCGTTACCATACACAGTGTGACCCACGCCTCAATGCTAACCAAGCACTTGAACTTGCTTTCTTGATCGCTGACTCCCTAAAAGCCGCTCGTCAAAGATTTTTAACACACTAA
- a CDS encoding cation diffusion facilitator family transporter: MSKSVKAALFANGVIAIAKGMAAFFTGSASMMAEAIHSTADCGNQALVMLGEKQASRGRSEYHSFGQGKANFFWSFVVAVVLFLLGGLFSLYEGFHRIQDPQPIENPLLILGIIVLSILLESSALRVALKESNSKLKDIFSTIKHSSSSHILVVLIEDSGALLGLMILTLGLVLSEFVHPIFDGIAALMIGSLLIGLSSILFIELKKLLIGESLDRQTTKQIKELIKEESNVLVHINAVRSMFIGSNEVLLIISMNVKDDATGHEIEQDIKELKYKIQTMLKEHKMQIYVDVFEF; this comes from the coding sequence ATGTCAAAAAGTGTTAAAGCTGCATTATTTGCCAACGGTGTTATTGCAATTGCAAAAGGAATGGCAGCATTTTTCACAGGTTCAGCCTCTATGATGGCAGAAGCGATTCACAGCACGGCAGATTGCGGAAATCAAGCACTGGTAATGTTGGGTGAAAAGCAAGCCTCACGAGGACGCTCCGAATACCACTCTTTTGGGCAAGGAAAAGCAAACTTCTTTTGGTCTTTTGTCGTAGCGGTTGTTCTCTTTTTATTAGGTGGACTTTTTTCACTTTACGAAGGTTTTCATCGTATTCAAGATCCTCAACCCATTGAAAATCCTTTACTGATTTTAGGCATTATTGTTTTATCAATTTTACTGGAGTCAAGTGCTTTAAGGGTTGCCCTTAAAGAGAGTAATTCAAAATTAAAAGATATTTTCTCAACCATAAAACATAGCTCTTCATCGCATATCTTAGTTGTTCTTATTGAAGATTCTGGTGCATTGTTAGGTTTGATGATTTTGACATTAGGATTGGTTCTTTCAGAATTTGTTCATCCTATTTTTGATGGCATTGCAGCATTGATGATTGGCTCACTTTTGATAGGGTTATCTAGCATTTTATTTATTGAGCTCAAAAAACTGTTGATAGGCGAGAGTTTAGACAGACAAACTACCAAGCAGATCAAAGAGTTGATTAAAGAAGAATCAAATGTTTTGGTTCATATCAATGCTGTAAGAAGTATGTTTATAGGGTCTAACGAAGTTTTATTGATTATTTCAATGAATGTCAAAGACGATGCAACGGGACATGAAATAGAACAAGATATTAAAGAGCTAAAATACAAAATCCAGACAATGCTTAAAGAACATAAAATGCAAATTTATGTCGATGTTTTCGAGTTTTAA
- a CDS encoding DnaJ domain-containing protein, translated as MTQGLEYSDFEKALFTLGVVAKTDKKTLHKLYLSLSKEFHPDAPNGSTAKFQEINDAYHLIIAYIENYRFDFDETEFKKQYPFSKSDWLSGR; from the coding sequence ATGACCCAAGGTTTAGAGTATAGTGATTTTGAAAAAGCGCTTTTTACCTTGGGTGTTGTTGCCAAAACCGATAAAAAAACCCTTCACAAACTCTATCTCTCTCTTTCCAAAGAATTCCACCCTGACGCACCAAATGGCAGCACCGCTAAATTTCAAGAAATTAACGATGCGTACCATTTAATCATAGCGTATATTGAGAATTATCGGTTTGATTTTGATGAGACTGAGTTTAAAAAACAGTATCCGTTTTCTAAGAGCGATTGGTTGAGCGGAAGATAA
- a CDS encoding DedA family protein has translation MHAIIDWIVQTVGALGYLGIFVMMLIESSIFPLPSEVVMIPAGYLCAKGEMELWIVIALGTFGSIAGALLNYYLAVKLGRKLILKYGHYVFFTPETLEKVEVFFKTHGSFSTFTGRLIPVIRHYISLPAGLARMNLGIFCFYTGFGAGIWVSILTFLGYFFGQNEALLNEHLHTITIAVIVFIVFAGAIYFWLHAKKERKRKAKKM, from the coding sequence ATGCACGCTATTATTGATTGGATTGTACAAACGGTTGGTGCTTTAGGATACCTTGGTATTTTTGTGATGATGCTTATTGAAAGTAGTATTTTCCCTCTTCCAAGCGAAGTGGTGATGATTCCTGCTGGGTATTTGTGTGCTAAAGGCGAGATGGAGTTATGGATTGTCATTGCGCTTGGAACATTTGGGAGTATTGCGGGAGCGCTTCTGAATTACTATTTAGCAGTGAAGCTGGGTCGAAAACTCATTTTAAAGTATGGACATTATGTCTTTTTTACGCCTGAAACACTGGAAAAAGTGGAAGTATTCTTTAAAACACATGGTTCGTTTTCAACCTTTACGGGAAGGCTCATTCCTGTCATTCGACATTATATTTCACTTCCTGCGGGGCTGGCTCGGATGAATCTTGGCATCTTTTGTTTTTATACAGGCTTTGGCGCAGGTATTTGGGTGAGTATATTGACGTTTTTAGGCTATTTCTTTGGTCAGAACGAGGCGTTGCTGAATGAGCATTTGCATACTATCACGATTGCTGTGATTGTTTTTATTGTTTTTGCGGGTGCTATCTATTTTTGGCTACATGCGAAAAAAGAGCGCAAACGAAAAGCCAAAAAGATGTAA
- a CDS encoding desulfoferrodoxin family protein → MPKIFTSQTFSPQEREARKDFIDKHTPYIFCDGVLQKGVSVFVRVRVGSEHAHIDDFNHYISTITLFDAEHMLAKVELAACIVSADEHRGNAEVAFSIVPNKDVYHFNAQCYCTKHGLWQGEEVKVTVK, encoded by the coding sequence ATGCCAAAAATTTTTACATCGCAAACATTTAGCCCGCAAGAGCGTGAAGCTCGCAAAGATTTTATTGATAAACATACACCTTACATTTTCTGCGATGGTGTGCTTCAAAAAGGAGTATCTGTATTTGTGCGTGTTCGTGTGGGAAGTGAACATGCGCATATTGATGATTTTAACCATTATATTTCGACCATTACGCTCTTTGACGCTGAACATATGCTTGCTAAAGTAGAACTTGCCGCGTGCATCGTGAGTGCGGATGAACATCGTGGTAATGCAGAAGTTGCATTTTCTATTGTTCCGAACAAAGATGTGTACCATTTTAATGCTCAATGCTACTGCACCAAGCATGGTTTGTGGCAAGGCGAAGAAGTGAAAGTTACTGTTAAATAA
- a CDS encoding ATP-binding cassette domain-containing protein, which translates to MSQEVLRVENLTFGYPNSKLLYHDFSLHVKVGEVVSILGASGSGKSTLFELVAGNLKAKSGTITAAKLSQIFQDPYTSFHPTYTIINQISDVAPLHDLHQLCHALDLDPDVLAQKPHQLSGGQLQRCSILRALLMKPSLLLADEPTSALDNITGLHVMQLLMQFLDQVGILLITHDKNLASWCSDKMVELKA; encoded by the coding sequence ATGAGCCAAGAGGTTTTACGCGTAGAAAACCTTACATTTGGGTACCCAAATTCCAAGCTTTTGTACCATGATTTCTCTTTACATGTAAAGGTGGGAGAAGTTGTTTCTATATTGGGTGCAAGTGGAAGTGGGAAGAGTACGCTTTTTGAGCTTGTGGCGGGAAATTTGAAAGCTAAAAGTGGCACGATAACCGCGGCTAAACTTTCACAGATTTTTCAAGATCCTTACACATCGTTTCACCCAACCTACACCATCATCAATCAAATCAGCGATGTGGCTCCTTTGCATGATCTGCATCAACTCTGTCATGCGCTCGATCTTGATCCTGATGTCTTGGCTCAAAAACCCCACCAACTCAGTGGTGGACAGCTTCAAAGATGTTCCATTTTAAGAGCTTTGTTGATGAAACCTTCTCTTCTTTTAGCCGATGAGCCAACCTCTGCACTCGACAACATCACAGGCTTACATGTCATGCAACTTTTAATGCAGTTTTTAGACCAAGTAGGCATTTTGCTCATCACGCACGATAAAAATTTAGCATCATGGTGCAGTGATAAAATGGTTGAATTAAAAGCGTAA